The Meriones unguiculatus strain TT.TT164.6M chromosome 13 unlocalized genomic scaffold, Bangor_MerUng_6.1 Chr13_unordered_Scaffold_33, whole genome shotgun sequence DNA segment ttaggagatgactgttacgtgcaaaggctttaccacattggttacattcataaggtttctctccactgtgtgtcctTTTATGAgttaggagattactgttacatgcaaaggctttaccacattggttacattcataaggtttctctccagtgtgaattcttttatgttgtaaaagatgactgttctgtgcaaaggctttactgcactggttacattcataaggtttctccccagtgtgaattcttttatgtattaggagatgactgttatgtttaaaggctttaccacattggttacattcataaggcttctctccagtgtgagttcttttatgtattaggagattactgttacatgcaaaggctttaccacattggttacattcataaggtttctctccagtgtgaattcttttatgttgtaagagatgactgttctgtgcaaaggctttaccacattggttacattcataaggtttctctccagtgtgagttcttttatgtaggaGGAGATGActattctgtgcaaaggctttaccacatttgttacattcataaggtttctcttcagtgtgaATTCGttcatgtattaggagatgactgttacaggCAAAGGTTTTACcatattggttacattcatagcgATCCTCACTagtatgctttcttttatatgtgGGAGGACTACTGTGATGTACAAAGACTTCACTATATTGAATATCTTCCGAGGGGTTGACTTCACTATATTGAATATCTTCAGAGGGGTTCTCTCCAGAATGACTCTTTTTacacctgcaaagataattggcacatatgaaagctttacTGCACCATTACACTAATGAATCATTTTGTccatgtcacttaattttacaatttggtgTAAAGTTAAAGACGAATTACATATTGAGTTTTCATCACTAATTTTACATTCATGTTTTTTGCTAGGGGTTGTTTTGCACATTTCAACATTCcagtgatggtaaaaatatttgttacctgGCTCATATTTGTACTCTATTTCTATTCTATATGATTTTTCCACATATTTGAG contains these protein-coding regions:
- the LOC132650774 gene encoding zinc finger protein 120-like, which translates into the protein MLETYRNLTAIGYSWEDDNIEEHCQSSRRHTRCKKSHSGENPSEDIQYSEVNPSEDIQYSEVFVHHSSPPTYKRKHTSEDRYECNQYGKTFACNSHLLIHERIHTEEKPYECNKCGKAFAQNSHLLLHKRTHTGEKPYECNQCGKAFAQNSHLLQHKRIHTGEKPYECNQCGKAFACNSNLLIHKRTHTGEKPYECNQCGKAFKHNSHLLIHKRIHTGEKPYECNQCSKAFAQNSHLLQHKRIHTGEKPYECNQCGKAFACNSNLLTHKRTHSGEKPYECNQCGKAFARNSHLLIHKRTHTGEKPYECNQCGKAFVCNSNFIIHKRTHWRETL